A window of Perognathus longimembris pacificus isolate PPM17 chromosome 6, ASM2315922v1, whole genome shotgun sequence contains these coding sequences:
- the LOC125352404 gene encoding LOW QUALITY PROTEIN: glycerol-3-phosphate acyltransferase 3-like (The sequence of the model RefSeq protein was modified relative to this genomic sequence to represent the inferred CDS: inserted 1 base in 1 codon; substituted 1 base at 1 genomic stop codon), with protein sequence MNKMLTGGDLASGRPGGESREGAALVAPELRLDCLGTGTKGALSSPTQTSRPEWVRGAIEGADLAGKILSTWLTLVLSLILLPSAFGVSLGILELYMKILVKTLEWATIRIEKGTPKESVLKNSASVGIIQRDESPMEKGLSGLRGRDFELSDVFYFSKKGFEAIVEDEVTQRFSSEELVSWNLLTRTNVNFXYISPRLTPVWVLGVLVQYCILLPLRVTLAFIGISLLVIRKTLVGQLPDSSAKNWLSELVHLTCCRICVRSLLGTIHYHNKQHRPQKGGICVANHTSPXDVLILATDGCYAMVGQVHGGLMGIIQRAMVKACPHVWFECSEMKDRHLVTKRLKEHVADKKKLPILIFPEGTCINNTSVMMFKKGSFEIGGTIYPVAMMYNPQFGDAFWNSSKYNMVSYLLRIMTSWAIVCDVWYMPPMTKEKGEDAVQFANRVKSAIAVQGGLTELPWDGGLKRAKVKDTFKEEQQKNYSNMIVGNGCLNSELD encoded by the exons ATGAACAAAA TGCTCACTGGCGGGGATCTGGCCTCGGGAAGGCCTGGCGGTGAGAGCCGGGAGGGGGCTGCATTGGTGGCACCGGAGCTGCGATTGGACTGCCTGGGGACAGGGACCAAGGGCGCCCTCAGCTCTCCAACACAGACCTCCCGTCCCGAGTGGGTGCGCGGAGCCATAGAGGGAGCAGATCTGGCGGGGAAGATCCTGTCCACCTGGCTGACTCTGGTGCTCAGCCTCATCCTGCTGCCCTCAGCATTCGGAGTATCCCTGGGCATCTTGGAACTTTACATGAAGATCCTAGTGAAAACTTTAGAGTGGGCCACAATACGAATTGAAAAAGGAACCCCAAAAGAATCGGTGCTTAAAAATTCAGCTTCTGTTGGTATTATCCAAAGAGATGAGTCACCCATGGAGAAAGGACTCTCTGGCCTGCGAGGAAGGGACTTTGAGCTCTccgatgtgttttatttttccaaaaaggGGTTTGAAGCCATAGTAGAAGATGAAGTGACCCAGAGGTTCTCCTCAGAGGAGCTAGTGTCATGGAATCTCCTCACAAGAACCAATGTCAACTTCTAGTACATCAGTCCAAGGCTCACTCCGGTGTGGGTGCTGGGCGTCCTAGTACAATATTGTATTCTCCTTCCTCTGCGGGTTACTCTCGCTTTCATTGGAATCAGTTTGCTGGTTATCAGAAAGACACTGGTTGGTCAGCTGCCAGACAGCAGCGCCAAAAACTGGCTGAGTGAACTGGTGCATCTGACTTGCTGCCGCATCTGTGTTCGCTCCCTCTTGGGCACCATTCACTACCATAACAAGCAGCACAGACCCCAGAAAGGAGGCATCTGCGTGGCCAACCACACTTCTC TCGATGTTTTGATCTTAGCAACAGATGGATGTTATGCCATGGTTGGCCAGGTTCATGGTGGGTTGATGGGAATTATTCAGAGAGCGATGGTCAAAGCCTGTCCACATGTCTGGTTTGAGTGCTCAGAAATGAAGGATCGACACCTAGTTACTAAGAGATTAAAAGAACATGTTGCTGATAAAAAGAAGTTACCCATATTAATCTTTCCTGAAGGAACCTGTATCAATAATACTTCTGTCATGATGTTCAAAAAGGGAAGCTTTGAAATTGGGGGAACCATCTACCCAGTTGCAATGATGTATAACCCTCAGTTTGGAGATGCCTTTTGGAACAGTAGCAAATACAACATGGTGAGCTACTTGCTTCGTATAATGACCAGCTGGGCCATCGTCTGTGATGTGTGGTACATGCCCCCCATGaccaaagagaaaggagaagatgcTGTCCAATTTGCTAACAGGGTTAAGTCTGCTATTGCTGTGCAAGGAGGATTGACTGAACTTCCTTGGGATGGAGGGCTGAAGAGGGCAAAGGTGAAAGACACCTTTAAGGAAGAGCAGCAGAAGAATTACAGCAATATGATCGTGGGCAATGGATGTCTCAACTCAGAATTGGACTGA